A region of the Argopecten irradians isolate NY chromosome 16, Ai_NY, whole genome shotgun sequence genome:
GGTTTAAATTCGCGGATTCTATGAAGTTCACAGAATTGTTTGAAAAGAAAggatttacataaaatatcttGTCTTGTAAATGCTACATGTATAGGATGCTTCGCGAAGTTAAACATCAGCAAATAAGAACGGTAAACCACGAGATTTGACATCCGCAAAATAAAACAACTATACCGTAGcctgtattttttaaatttaatattcaacaatgtttatttattcatttacatGCAAATGTATTAGTTTTGTATCAAAGTGGATTACTTCCCCATGTTCCATGACAAGTGGAATAATTCCActtgtatttacatttcatgATATGTGGATTACGTCCCCTTGTTAAATATTGCGGtctatatatataagatatattagtagtagttttattggacaaggaagtaattcatataaaagttcgtatcctattatgtaatcgtgttcgttttgtaagTCTGGATAAAGgtgcagatcgcctcgaaaatttgacaattttgttttgtccacacggttggaattacttccttgtccaatatttaccatttgaagtaattcgtatccaacagatTTACGTTTGAtaggatcccgtgtcatctggaaaatcctgttgatattacttctttgacccttagAATTATTATTGGATACTATTACCAtgatctataaaagtggtagtttctgctcctccctagcgctcagcattaacggaatggttcgcccgttgtgagtataatgtgactgaggGTGTTGATTCGTGTCTTCGACAGTGCTTtagttatatagcactataaaaagcacaagagttccactatacaagaaaccacaacacgaatataccatgatctcccaaaacacgcaccgcaCAATTCATATGCattacacaccgcatacataggagccgtccttacatgacccttgctgtgAATAGGACGTTAAGTACTCAAagatataaacattaaaaacatgcGAAACAACTGTAATTTACAGCGATCATTTTTTGACTTGAGTAAGTTATGATTCATAACCATTCAACTGTCGGTGTATTGTGtcttatgttgtttttttttttttttttttttttatcattttatcaccgGCAGCTCTTCAAATATACATGGACACCTCAAATTGGAGAGTAAGCCTTCTGACCCTGGTTGTTGATTGGACGTTAAACGTTAAAAGAAATCAAACTAAAGTCACAATATATGTTTTACTTGACAGGTGACTGTCCAGCTAGCTGTGGCTACGTCTACAACCAAACTCTTGATTGGTGTTATCGTTTTGTGAAGGATCCGAAGAAGAACGCATCTCAAGCTGTCGAGTTTTGTCGAGATAACGGAGGTCGTATGCTCAGAATAACTTCATCTGAAAGAAATGTTCacattgaaaattattttcgtAAGTCGAGTTTTACCGaaattttatgttcaaaataaattcatttgaaaaagaGGTTCACAtcgaagatttttttatgtatgtcGAGTTTTGTCATGATAAAGAAGTACGTATGATATATAAGAATTACCTCATTTGATTGAGATGGAAATAGTTCACGTAAGCATACATGTTGTTTGGTCTTATCCACTCAAACTAATAAGGACGTATATACGATCATTCCGTAACGGAATCAATAAGATATTTCAAAGGTATCatgatattcatttttcagGGTCCAACGGAATTTGGACCGCCTGGATCGGAGGCTTTTCTCCAAACAAAGATGATAATTTTGTGTACGAAGATGGATCACCTGTGTCATATTTAAATTGGTTGCAAGGAGAACCGAGGGGTCAACGATACATAAGACTACGATTACTCTCTGTTTTTGAATGGATTAACATGGGTGGTTCAGCCGCATATTATTTTATGTGTGAGCGGTAACGCGTCTATTAGTCTGCAAACCATGGCGATGGGGAAGTTTTTGACGTTAAAAAGATTTGATTACGTAGAATTAAACCGGATGGGTTGTACTTGTTTGGTACCTTCGATGGCATTCTTCAAAAGGACAGCACTATAAAACGTACAAAAGCGTGTAAATCACAagccacaacacgaatataccgcagtctcccaaaacactcactaCGCCTTCACACATGCATTTTCTTTTTAAGATTTACTATTTTTAATTAGTAACGAGTACATGTAGGTGAAAGGAGACAAACAATTCATACTCATTGATCAGTAAAGCATGAGAAGAttgttaatatcattttttgtgataaaaaaaatcacctgCAGACTGGTACAACAATGGAATTATTCTTTTATCTATTAGCTCTTTATGATATGAGCGGCTAGGATGCACTTGTTTCGTGTCTCCGGCAGCATGCTTCTGTGTGATAGCACTAAAAGAAGGACAGAAGTTCCACtttcacaaggagacaaaacaCCAATATACTCAGCCTCCCAACATATACAGATATCCACACATTGCACGCATGTGCGACTGTACTGAAATAGCCCtggctgctaataggacgtGAACCAAGTAAATTTTGATACATATAAtactaacaaaaacatttttatcagcTCAGATTATGTTACAGTAATTTTGGTAAAGTTATTGTCTTTTTGTATGCAAAATTCAAACGACTTTGGGAGTTTACCATTTGCAAACGAATAAACCTACAACATATGACTTGAGCAAGAGATAATAGTgtatacaatctgattaaaatacagatcgtTCTTGTCACTGCCTTTGATAAGAGggtctgagaaaatcccattaggggtcatgtccaggtgaccttttgaatgaccaatcaaattttgacagtgaattctagaggacgaaatagtttgaaaaaaatgtcagaattatGTTCGTGCAATTAAGTCGTCttgcccaaagagcacaacaaagctaattataTATGGATACGGGGAAGAAatgacgttttcaattgatgaaGCAAGGTGTTGAAAATCTGAAGAACAACacatggtataaaggtcattggacgtgaccccttatgggatattttCAGaacctctattgaacggagtggttataaggatttgtattttaattagattgataaTGTGTATCGAAAGTATGTATCACCGGGTTTAATCGCGCAAACAAGACTACGCTATTTACGATCGAGATACGTCATATATAACCATGGGAAACGCTTTTTGACATAGAAGATGTCGTCTGTAAAACCATAagtgataaatatttgctcggtGTTGCCTAGAATCCAAAAATTATATACAAGTTGTCCACGGAGTGTTTCCCCATTGCGTAGAagcaaaattgatgttttaatgtattataCTTTGTCTCGTATTCTCAGCATGCCAATAGATTATGTGATCAATGATCAACAAACAATATCAAATGAAAGATAATAATCATTTACTCATTATCGATACTGTTACAATACGACTCAGTGATATAATATTTGTGTTCGCTTATTCCATTTGACAACACAATTGCATTACTATTGTAACGTTGAAGTCTGATGATTAAATAGTCTAAAACTGATGATGATTGAACTGTTCATGTTTGTTCTATATGAATGTATTGCTGAAATTAATTCAGGCGTGT
Encoded here:
- the LOC138310015 gene encoding alpha-N-acetylgalactosamine-specific lectin-like — encoded protein: MERFVILLCLCFSSSGEFIISDLSEITEMRNLRLSDLSGVKQTDSVVECAVQCANQLSCESLSYHSSQGLCQMHVFTLSNDTTGLISEDNWNTYQFCRGDCPASCGYVYNQTLDWCYRFVKDPKKNASQAVEFCRDNGGRMLRITSSERNVHIENYFRSNGIWTAWIGGFSPNKDDNFVYEDGSPVSYLNWLQGEPRGQRYIRLRLLSVFEWINMGGSAAYYFMCER